A stretch of [Clostridium] innocuum DNA encodes these proteins:
- a CDS encoding phage major capsid protein → MPVNITNRQDAEALIREQVVSTIFQDAPKQSVFMGMARKLPNMTSKQTRIRVLDFLPTAYWVNGDTGMKQTTRQAWDNVYLTAGELAVIVPIPEAVLDDAEFDIMGEITPRVNEAIGQCVDSATIFGYNRPAEWQSDIITLARQAGNNVADTGDKDLYDKLLGEGGVFSKVEEDGYMVSGCLSALGMRAKLRGLRATDGALIFKSDMQGSTQYALDGAPMYFPTNGSYDKNIAQLVAGDFKQAVYAIRQDITVKILDQGVIQDPVTKEIVYNLAQQDMIALRVVFRMGWALPNAATRLDENRTGCAFAYLEPATPYTAQKVTFTVKDGSGEDANLVEKARVDVNGAKLMTGADGTVEFNLREGTYPVKITKKDHITVNDTVVVAKTAVTKDVVLIKNQ, encoded by the coding sequence ATGCCAGTAAATATTACAAATCGACAGGATGCGGAAGCTCTTATCAGAGAGCAGGTCGTATCGACAATTTTTCAGGACGCACCGAAGCAGTCCGTATTCATGGGGATGGCACGTAAGCTGCCAAACATGACGAGCAAACAGACACGCATCCGTGTTCTGGACTTTTTACCGACCGCATACTGGGTGAATGGTGATACCGGTATGAAACAGACAACCCGCCAGGCTTGGGACAACGTGTATCTGACAGCGGGTGAGCTGGCCGTTATCGTACCGATTCCGGAAGCAGTTCTTGATGATGCAGAATTTGATATCATGGGTGAGATCACACCACGTGTCAATGAGGCAATCGGACAGTGTGTCGATTCCGCTACCATCTTCGGATATAACCGTCCGGCTGAATGGCAGTCTGATATCATCACACTGGCTCGCCAGGCAGGGAACAATGTCGCTGATACAGGTGACAAGGATCTGTATGACAAGCTGCTGGGTGAAGGCGGTGTATTCTCCAAGGTAGAAGAGGACGGCTACATGGTAAGCGGCTGTCTGTCTGCGCTAGGCATGCGTGCTAAGCTGCGTGGACTTCGTGCAACTGATGGGGCATTGATCTTCAAGAGCGATATGCAGGGTTCTACGCAGTATGCACTTGATGGAGCACCGATGTATTTCCCTACGAATGGCAGCTATGACAAAAACATCGCACAGCTGGTAGCCGGTGACTTCAAGCAGGCGGTATATGCGATCCGTCAGGATATCACAGTAAAGATCCTCGACCAGGGCGTTATTCAGGATCCGGTCACCAAGGAGATCGTATATAACCTTGCACAGCAGGACATGATTGCGCTTCGTGTCGTATTCCGTATGGGCTGGGCATTGCCGAACGCAGCAACCCGTCTTGATGAGAATCGTACCGGCTGCGCATTCGCTTACCTGGAGCCTGCAACGCCGTATACGGCACAAAAGGTGACTTTCACTGTCAAGGATGGCAGCGGTGAAGATGCTAATCTGGTAGAGAAAGCACGCGTCGATGTGAACGGCGCTAAACTGATGACAGGTGCTGATGGTACTGTGGAATTTAATTTACGTGAAGGGACTTATCCTGTGAAGATCACGAAGAAAGACCACATCACGGTCAACGATACTGTAGTCGTAGCAAAGACTGCAGTAACGAAGGATGTCGTATTGATCAAGAACCAGTAG
- a CDS encoding minor capsid protein has translation MLDPKYLRDVPEGIAEYFDELETRILKDIARRISQNDYMMTSTAEYQMHKLEELGVSMLEIEQAISEVLNITDTKVKEIIRDSSYRSVQKDNDMAKAAGIEPPHPDLTQAILNGIRSTNTEIRNICNSMASAANMAFEHALDQAYLSVSSGAFSFADAVKTAVNDLGKNGIRWIDYPTGAHRRADSAIRNALRTGVNQTAARCQEQNLDEMDCNLVETTSHMGARPEHAKWQGMLFWRKTPVNGLQNFYEATGYGTGAGLCGWNCRHNFFPNFDGELSFEHYDEEANAKQYELDQEQRYNERKIREWKRRQAVNKAGGVDNTREAKKVREWQKRQADFLKKYPDMKRNYARESISNRKVMLGSSAGGKANDAAGILIEKIDMKHVDNYIHKYENEIKDLPVEHSYVLQADGKVFHYTGDKKSVRFDEANLKDAIILHNHPILEDVETNSFENDDFWFLQNYGLVIDKLRATYGNLRYEVKVLKDISSIDYDSYMYGDIGTVLMYGEIEGDIHELIFKQLDKEGYIKYVKSKAK, from the coding sequence ATGCTCGATCCTAAATATCTGAGGGATGTACCGGAGGGAATCGCTGAGTACTTCGACGAACTAGAAACACGTATCCTGAAAGACATCGCCAGAAGGATATCGCAGAATGATTACATGATGACCAGTACAGCTGAATATCAGATGCATAAACTGGAGGAGCTGGGCGTCTCAATGCTGGAGATAGAACAGGCGATATCGGAAGTTCTAAACATCACTGATACGAAAGTGAAAGAGATCATACGCGATTCCTCTTATCGATCTGTGCAGAAAGATAATGATATGGCTAAAGCAGCAGGGATAGAACCTCCGCATCCAGATCTGACACAAGCTATTCTGAATGGTATCCGCTCTACGAATACAGAAATACGTAACATCTGCAATTCGATGGCATCTGCAGCAAACATGGCATTTGAGCACGCTTTGGATCAGGCATATCTTTCTGTATCATCCGGAGCGTTTTCTTTCGCAGATGCAGTGAAAACAGCAGTCAACGATTTAGGAAAGAACGGGATCCGATGGATAGATTATCCAACCGGTGCACATAGAAGAGCTGATAGTGCCATACGCAATGCATTGCGGACAGGTGTCAATCAGACCGCGGCCAGATGTCAGGAGCAGAATCTGGATGAGATGGATTGCAATCTGGTGGAAACGACATCCCATATGGGGGCAAGACCGGAACATGCGAAATGGCAGGGTATGCTGTTCTGGCGGAAAACACCGGTCAATGGACTGCAGAACTTCTATGAAGCTACCGGATACGGAACCGGTGCCGGACTATGCGGGTGGAATTGTCGGCATAACTTCTTTCCAAATTTCGATGGTGAATTATCCTTCGAACACTATGATGAGGAAGCCAACGCAAAGCAGTACGAGCTAGATCAGGAACAGCGTTATAACGAGAGGAAGATCCGTGAATGGAAGCGCAGGCAGGCTGTAAATAAGGCTGGTGGCGTGGACAACACCAGAGAAGCGAAGAAAGTTAGAGAATGGCAGAAACGCCAGGCAGACTTCCTGAAAAAGTATCCAGATATGAAACGTAATTACGCTAGGGAAAGCATATCGAATAGAAAAGTTATGCTAGGGAGCAGTGCTGGCGGTAAAGCAAATGATGCTGCAGGGATACTGATTGAGAAAATCGACATGAAACATGTTGACAATTACATCCATAAATATGAAAATGAAATTAAGGATCTACCGGTTGAGCATTCCTATGTTTTACAGGCTGATGGTAAAGTGTTTCATTATACAGGAGATAAGAAGTCAGTCAGATTTGATGAAGCCAATCTGAAAGATGCGATTATCCTACATAACCACCCTATTTTAGAAGATGTTGAAACAAATTCTTTTGAAAATGATGATTTCTGGTTCTTACAAAATTATGGTCTTGTCATCGATAAATTAAGAGCAACATATGGAAATCTGCGTTATGAAGTAAAGGTCTTGAAAGATATCTCATCAATTGATTATGACAGCTATATGTATGGTGACATTGGAACAGTATTGATGTATGGGGAGATTGAAGGAGATATCCATGAATTGATCTTTAAGCAGCTGGATAAGGAGGGATATATCAAATATGTCAAATCAAAAGCTAAATGA
- a CDS encoding PBSX family phage terminase large subunit: MAKITKKKTIQYRFGQKHIDYIRKCVQCTINVAEGAVRAGKTVDNVYAFAHELRFTKDRIHLATGSTVANAKLNIGDANGFGLEYIFRGQSHWGKYKDNDCLYIKGPATGYKQRIVIFAGAAKADSFKKIRGNSYGMWIATEINLHHENTIREAFNRQLAADKRKIFWDLNPDNPKAKIYRDYIDKYAKQDEEGALIGGYNYQHFTIFDNVTVTEERFQEIMAQYDKNSIWYQRDILGKRMIAEGLIYRAFADAVQSEAETGENRFKRKEKPKNLMEIIIGVDFGGNGSGHAFVATGITRGYQEIITLASEWHDCSKKDIDPDKLGQLFIDFCLKVLNMYGNITHVYCDSAEQTLINGLKSAARKNGLGWLRIDDALKEVITERIRLTNRMMAQMRFSYMPEMCDTLVSALCTAIWNPKEITVDERLDDGTSDIDTLDAFEYTIERYIKKFIRYE, from the coding sequence ATGGCGAAGATAACAAAGAAGAAAACGATACAGTATAGATTCGGACAGAAACATATCGACTACATCCGGAAGTGTGTTCAGTGTACAATCAATGTAGCCGAAGGCGCTGTACGTGCCGGTAAGACCGTCGATAACGTGTATGCGTTCGCTCATGAGCTTCGCTTCACGAAAGACCGCATCCATCTGGCCACCGGTTCTACAGTGGCGAATGCGAAGCTTAATATCGGTGACGCCAATGGTTTCGGCTTGGAATACATCTTCCGTGGACAATCGCACTGGGGGAAATACAAGGACAATGACTGTCTGTATATCAAAGGACCCGCAACAGGATATAAACAGCGTATCGTCATCTTTGCAGGTGCGGCCAAGGCAGACAGCTTCAAGAAGATACGTGGAAACTCATATGGCATGTGGATCGCAACTGAAATCAACCTGCATCATGAGAATACGATCCGTGAGGCATTCAACCGGCAGCTGGCAGCTGATAAGCGTAAGATTTTCTGGGACCTCAATCCAGACAACCCAAAGGCTAAGATCTACAGAGACTACATCGACAAATATGCGAAACAGGATGAAGAAGGGGCACTGATCGGTGGCTACAACTATCAGCACTTCACGATATTCGACAACGTAACTGTAACAGAAGAACGTTTTCAGGAGATCATGGCACAGTATGATAAGAACAGCATCTGGTACCAACGTGATATCCTTGGAAAGCGTATGATTGCGGAGGGGCTTATCTACCGTGCATTCGCTGATGCCGTACAATCTGAAGCTGAAACAGGTGAGAATCGGTTCAAGCGTAAGGAAAAACCGAAGAACCTCATGGAGATCATCATCGGCGTGGACTTCGGAGGCAACGGTTCCGGTCATGCGTTTGTTGCGACCGGTATCACCAGAGGATATCAGGAAATCATTACTCTGGCTTCGGAATGGCATGATTGCAGCAAGAAAGATATCGATCCGGACAAGCTGGGGCAGCTATTCATTGACTTCTGCCTGAAGGTACTGAACATGTATGGTAATATCACACATGTCTATTGTGACAGCGCAGAACAGACATTGATCAATGGACTGAAAAGTGCAGCTAGAAAGAACGGACTCGGCTGGCTGCGTATCGACGACGCATTGAAAGAAGTAATAACGGAGCGTATCCGCCTCACCAATAGGATGATGGCGCAGATGCGCTTTTCTTATATGCCAGAGATGTGTGACACACTGGTATCTGCATTATGCACCGCTATCTGGAATCCTAAGGAGATCACAGTGGATGAGCGGCTGGATGATGGGACCAGCGATATAGATACCCTGGATGCATTTGAATATACGATCGAACGGTATATCAAGAAGTTCATCCGGTATGAGTAG
- the ssb gene encoding single-stranded DNA-binding protein, protein MINRVVLVGRLTKDPVLRKTANGASVTSFTLACTRRYKQEGQPDADFINTVVWNKTADSVSQYTHKGSLVGVEGRIQTRSYDDKDGKRVYVTEVVADSVQFLESKSAAASNANSNAYVPDYDQGSNHGYQSDNSQSYSNDFTSSTLDIASDDLPF, encoded by the coding sequence ATGATCAACAGAGTGGTATTAGTCGGCAGGCTTACAAAAGACCCGGTGCTGCGTAAGACTGCAAACGGAGCCAGCGTCACAAGCTTTACATTGGCCTGTACCCGCCGATACAAGCAGGAGGGACAGCCGGATGCTGATTTCATCAACACTGTCGTCTGGAACAAGACTGCGGACAGCGTATCACAGTATACACATAAAGGATCACTGGTCGGTGTGGAAGGAAGAATCCAGACACGCAGCTATGATGATAAGGACGGTAAACGCGTTTATGTAACTGAAGTTGTCGCAGACAGTGTACAATTTCTGGAAAGCAAAAGCGCAGCTGCAAGCAATGCGAACAGCAATGCCTATGTACCTGATTATGACCAGGGAAGCAATCATGGCTACCAGAGTGACAACAGCCAGTCCTACTCTAATGACTTTACAAGCAGTACACTGGATATCGCCAGTGATGATCTACCATTTTAA
- a CDS encoding class I SAM-dependent methyltransferase translates to MKRILDVCCGSKMFYFNKNNPLVHFNDIRKLEEPLCDGRMLKIDPDTQWDFRHLPVPDNTYDMVVFDPPHLVKVGDNSWLAKKYGKLPPEWKPYLKQGFDECMRVLKPYGTLVFKWNETDIKQKELFEVLDTIPIFGDKGRGNKTYWFVFMKESEKE, encoded by the coding sequence ATGAAACGGATTTTAGATGTTTGTTGCGGAAGTAAAATGTTTTATTTTAATAAAAATAATCCTCTTGTGCATTTCAATGACATCAGAAAGTTAGAGGAACCTCTTTGCGATGGAAGAATGCTTAAGATAGATCCGGATACTCAGTGGGATTTCAGACACCTACCTGTACCGGACAACACCTATGACATGGTTGTGTTTGATCCGCCGCATTTAGTAAAGGTTGGAGATAATTCATGGTTGGCAAAGAAATATGGAAAATTACCGCCAGAATGGAAACCATACTTGAAACAGGGATTTGATGAATGTATGAGGGTGCTTAAACCATATGGAACATTGGTATTCAAATGGAATGAAACAGATATAAAGCAAAAAGAATTGTTTGAAGTATTAGATACTATACCGATATTTGGAGATAAAGGTAGAGGGAATAAGACTTATTGGTTTGTATTCATGAAGGAGAGTGAAAAAGAATGA
- a CDS encoding site-specific DNA-methyltransferase encodes MKIELYNDHFENAKRYQIPRAQLIIADIPYNIGTNAYGSRSDWYIDGDNKNGESNKAGKTFFDTDDDFKIYNFFQFCVRLLKKEPKETGKAPCMIIFCSWQQLNEIREYAKGFGFKHAQPLFFIKKTSSQVLKANMRVCGATETAIVLYRDKLPKFNNNGRMILDWFEWDRGGNYPKIHPTQKPVTLLKQLIQIYTDIGDVVIDPVAGSGSTLRACAELNRSCYGFEIKKEFYNKSKKLMLSDVNLALEI; translated from the coding sequence TTGAAAATTGAATTATATAACGACCATTTTGAAAATGCCAAACGATACCAGATTCCAAGAGCGCAGCTTATTATAGCCGATATCCCATATAACATTGGGACAAACGCATACGGATCGCGTTCAGACTGGTACATTGATGGAGATAACAAAAACGGAGAGAGCAACAAGGCCGGAAAGACTTTCTTTGATACGGATGATGATTTCAAGATTTATAATTTCTTCCAGTTCTGTGTACGATTATTGAAAAAAGAACCTAAAGAAACCGGGAAGGCACCTTGCATGATTATTTTCTGTTCTTGGCAGCAGCTTAATGAGATAAGGGAGTACGCGAAGGGATTTGGATTTAAACACGCACAACCGTTATTTTTCATAAAAAAAACATCATCTCAGGTGCTAAAGGCCAACATGCGTGTGTGCGGAGCGACAGAGACAGCGATTGTGCTCTACCGTGATAAGCTGCCAAAGTTTAACAACAATGGAAGGATGATACTGGATTGGTTTGAGTGGGATAGAGGAGGTAATTATCCTAAAATACATCCAACACAAAAACCTGTCACTTTATTAAAACAACTCATCCAGATTTACACTGATATCGGTGATGTGGTGATTGATCCGGTAGCAGGCAGCGGGTCAACGTTAAGAGCGTGCGCAGAATTAAACCGCAGTTGTTATGGGTTTGAGATAAAAAAAGAGTTTTACAATAAGTCAAAAAAGTTGATGCTCTCAGATGTTAATCTAGCGCTGGAGATTTAG
- a CDS encoding site-specific DNA-methyltransferase translates to MESYIKHGDCLEVMKDIPDKSIDMILCDLPYGTTQCKWDVVIPFDKLWEQYCRVAKDNAAIVLFGAEPFSSRLRLSNVQMYKYDWIWDKVKGTGFLNAKKQPLRNHEVICVFYKSQCTYNPQMTSGQRKVSYRRKGLQTDVYGQADEDYIYDSAARYPRSIQVFSADTQKCSLQPTQKPIALLEYLIRTYTNDYDIVLDNCMGSGSTCIAAQNTNRKYIGIESEESIFNTAKDRIKMNKTQLQLF, encoded by the coding sequence ATGGAAAGCTATATCAAACATGGGGATTGTCTTGAAGTAATGAAAGATATTCCAGACAAAAGTATTGACATGATACTGTGCGATCTCCCTTATGGTACGACACAATGTAAATGGGATGTTGTTATTCCGTTTGATAAGTTGTGGGAGCAATACTGCAGAGTAGCAAAAGATAATGCAGCTATTGTTTTGTTTGGCGCAGAGCCGTTCTCAAGCCGCCTGAGGTTGAGTAATGTACAGATGTATAAATATGACTGGATATGGGATAAAGTCAAAGGCACCGGATTTTTAAACGCAAAGAAACAACCATTAAGAAATCATGAAGTGATATGTGTGTTTTATAAAAGTCAATGTACATATAATCCACAGATGACATCAGGACAGCGGAAAGTATCTTATAGGCGTAAAGGGTTGCAAACCGATGTGTATGGACAAGCAGATGAAGATTATATCTATGATTCCGCTGCACGCTACCCACGCAGTATACAGGTATTCTCGGCAGATACGCAGAAATGCTCATTACAACCTACACAGAAGCCTATAGCTTTACTCGAATACCTTATCCGGACCTATACAAATGATTACGATATTGTGCTTGATAATTGTATGGGATCTGGATCTACTTGCATCGCAGCGCAGAACACAAATCGTAAATACATAGGAATAGAATCAGAAGAAAGTATTTTCAATACAGCAAAAGATCGAATCAAAATGAATAAAACACAGTTACAGCTTTTTTAG
- a CDS encoding DnaD domain protein — protein sequence MEELGTYVNLFRKFTEWEWYKDVPVKTLFLHCLIRANYRAQKYKGRTIERGSFVTSRKNLSLETGLTEQQVRTALGKLVDTKEITRKTTNKETVISVVNYDKYQPNRLSKDQSINQQDNQQATNEQPTNNQQITINQPQYNKDNKYNKENNLLSNINSLPVSPFPDVEKQLEEKEQEQQKLYGTPIIELYEERFNRLLSQRELQIICQWKEEYDDKLLRYAFREMLVQDKNSVDYVDRILLDWKKRGLTAEQYEGGER from the coding sequence TTGGAAGAATTAGGAACATATGTGAATTTATTTCGAAAATTCACTGAATGGGAATGGTACAAGGATGTGCCTGTGAAAACACTGTTCCTACATTGTTTGATCAGAGCTAATTACAGAGCTCAGAAATATAAAGGGAGGACTATAGAACGAGGAAGTTTCGTGACATCCCGAAAAAATTTATCTTTAGAAACAGGGTTGACAGAACAACAGGTTAGAACAGCATTGGGCAAACTAGTAGACACTAAAGAAATAACCAGAAAAACAACCAACAAGGAAACGGTCATAAGTGTAGTAAACTACGACAAATATCAGCCTAACAGGCTAAGTAAAGACCAGTCAATCAACCAGCAGGATAACCAACAAGCAACCAATGAGCAACCAACAAATAACCAACAAATAACCATCAATCAACCACAATATAATAAAGATAATAAATACAATAAAGAAAATAATCTTTTAAGTAATATAAACAGCCTTCCTGTTTCTCCTTTCCCGGATGTTGAAAAACAGCTTGAAGAAAAAGAGCAGGAACAACAAAAGTTATATGGTACACCAATCATAGAACTGTATGAAGAACGCTTTAACCGCTTATTATCACAAAGGGAGCTGCAAATAATCTGCCAATGGAAAGAGGAGTATGACGATAAGCTATTACGTTATGCATTCAGGGAAATGTTGGTACAGGATAAAAACAGTGTTGATTATGTTGATCGTATCTTATTAGATTGGAAAAAGAGAGGGCTGACAGCCGAGCAGTACGAGGGAGGAGAGAGATAA
- a CDS encoding DUF1064 domain-containing protein, with protein MINYPDGRKYTSAQTPTEKPKKSKYGAVKTEVDGIMFDSKREASRYQELRLLEQAGEIANLRLQVPYILFPKNEHGRALKYIADFVYNDDTGALVVEDAKGHSTDVYKIKRRLMAELKGIEIKET; from the coding sequence ATGATTAACTACCCAGACGGACGTAAGTATACCTCTGCACAAACACCTACTGAAAAGCCTAAAAAGAGCAAATACGGAGCGGTTAAAACAGAGGTGGATGGGATAATGTTCGATAGTAAGCGCGAGGCATCCAGATATCAAGAATTACGGCTACTGGAGCAGGCAGGGGAGATAGCCAACCTCCGCCTGCAGGTGCCTTATATACTCTTTCCAAAAAATGAGCATGGAAGAGCCTTGAAGTATATTGCAGACTTCGTCTATAACGACGATACAGGCGCTCTGGTAGTCGAAGATGCAAAGGGACACTCTACAGACGTTTATAAGATTAAACGGCGCCTAATGGCGGAATTAAAGGGTATTGAGATAAAGGAGACATAA
- a CDS encoding siphovirus Gp157 family protein — protein sequence MTRSLYEINAAYLQLFERVDPETGEILFTDEELDAIKEEFEVKADNIGCLIKEVKALIKARKEEIDALKMKNDSDQKRVDHLEKYLLNALMMRGKKKLATARNTISTRNTKSVSIDAEILIPKEYLKVKTETSPMKKEIGAALKQGIDVPGCSLVEKTSLTVK from the coding sequence ATGACGAGAAGTTTATATGAAATCAATGCAGCATACTTGCAGCTGTTTGAAAGAGTTGATCCAGAAACAGGAGAGATTCTGTTTACAGATGAGGAATTGGATGCAATCAAAGAAGAATTTGAAGTAAAAGCTGATAATATCGGCTGTTTGATTAAAGAGGTGAAGGCACTGATCAAGGCAAGAAAAGAAGAAATCGATGCTCTTAAAATGAAAAATGATTCAGACCAGAAGCGAGTCGATCATTTGGAAAAATACTTGTTAAATGCGTTGATGATGCGTGGTAAAAAGAAACTTGCTACCGCCAGAAACACCATAAGTACGAGAAACACAAAGTCAGTTTCTATTGATGCAGAAATTCTCATACCTAAAGAATATTTAAAAGTGAAAACAGAAACATCGCCGATGAAGAAAGAAATCGGTGCAGCACTGAAACAAGGAATTGACGTGCCTGGCTGTAGTTTAGTAGAGAAAACGTCATTAACAGTTAAGTAG
- a CDS encoding ATP-binding protein, whose translation MSKVICVMGESGSGKTTAMRNLPPEETVYIDCDKKGLSWKGWRNEYNADNKNYMVSDDADKIMRMLVKISDKRPEIKYVVIDTINGIMVGDEMRRCKEKGYDKWMDLAQCIWNMVDTAPTLRDDLNIIFTAHTQTERDDSGYMFTRIKTSGKKIDKICLESKFTTILNAKAAGGRYVFETHAKNSTAKTPMGAFEEDEIDNDIMEVIKVLEEY comes from the coding sequence ATGAGCAAAGTAATATGTGTTATGGGAGAGAGCGGAAGTGGTAAAACGACCGCAATGCGCAATCTTCCACCGGAAGAAACAGTATATATTGACTGTGATAAAAAAGGTCTCAGCTGGAAAGGCTGGCGCAATGAATACAATGCAGACAATAAGAACTACATGGTCAGCGATGATGCAGACAAAATTATGCGTATGCTTGTCAAAATCAGCGACAAGCGTCCAGAAATCAAATATGTAGTCATTGATACAATCAATGGCATCATGGTGGGCGATGAAATGCGCAGATGCAAAGAAAAAGGCTACGACAAGTGGATGGATCTTGCACAGTGTATATGGAATATGGTGGACACCGCTCCTACGCTGCGCGATGATCTCAATATCATATTTACAGCACATACGCAGACAGAGCGCGATGACAGCGGTTATATGTTTACTCGCATCAAAACGAGCGGAAAAAAGATTGACAAAATCTGTCTTGAAAGCAAATTCACAACCATCCTGAATGCAAAAGCTGCAGGCGGACGCTATGTATTTGAGACACATGCCAAGAACAGTACAGCAAAAACGCCTATGGGAGCATTTGAAGAGGATGAAATTGATAATGACATTATGGAAGTTATCAAAGTATTGGAGGAGTATTGA
- a CDS encoding BRO family protein yields the protein MELQTFNSTQFGELRTAEIEGKIYYCGNDVARALGYARPNDAINQHCRYTVKHSIPHPQNPTKELEMSFIPEGDVYRLTARSKLPQAEKFESWVFDEVLPQINHTGGYRVPQNPMKALQLMFDAQKSIIEDQRETKYQVETLDKRMTFHEEEQELSKRQYDYISGKVSNRLKEVKEVRDWHLNPKQAGELRHGLNGDILRYMGVRFRGSIARKDFEKVCQFIEGWDPSSVTLQKISELEEVE from the coding sequence ATGGAATTACAAACATTTAATAGCACGCAATTCGGTGAATTGAGAACAGCCGAAATCGAAGGAAAGATTTATTATTGCGGCAACGACGTTGCCAGAGCGTTGGGTTATGCAAGACCTAATGATGCTATAAACCAACATTGCAGGTATACGGTAAAACACAGTATACCTCATCCACAGAATCCAACAAAAGAATTAGAAATGTCATTTATCCCAGAAGGTGATGTATACCGATTGACAGCACGAAGTAAGCTGCCACAGGCAGAGAAGTTTGAATCATGGGTATTTGATGAAGTATTGCCACAAATCAATCATACAGGTGGATACAGAGTACCTCAGAATCCAATGAAAGCATTACAACTTATGTTCGATGCTCAGAAGTCCATAATCGAGGATCAAAGAGAAACGAAGTATCAGGTTGAAACACTGGATAAGCGTATGACCTTCCATGAAGAAGAACAGGAATTGAGTAAAAGGCAGTATGACTATATATCTGGTAAGGTGAGTAATCGTCTAAAAGAAGTAAAAGAGGTACGTGATTGGCATTTGAATCCTAAACAAGCAGGAGAGCTACGGCACGGGCTTAATGGTGATATTTTGCGATATATGGGTGTTAGATTTAGAGGTTCTATTGCAAGAAAAGATTTTGAAAAGGTCTGTCAGTTTATCGAGGGATGGGACCCGTCAAGCGTGACATTACAAAAGATTTCGGAATTGGAAGAAGTGGAATAA
- a CDS encoding helix-turn-helix transcriptional regulator, whose translation MYYILERELKKKGLTRKNISDKLGISISTVSCKLNDHSEFTIKECKEIRELLNFNGTIDELFKTE comes from the coding sequence TTGTATTATATTTTAGAACGAGAGTTAAAAAAGAAAGGTTTAACACGCAAGAATATTTCGGATAAATTAGGTATTTCTATTAGCACTGTCTCTTGCAAATTGAATGACCATTCGGAGTTCACCATTAAGGAATGTAAGGAAATTCGTGAACTTTTAAATTTTAATGGGACAATCGATGAATTATTCAAAACAGAATAG